The window GCTGTTTAATTTGTGGGTAGCGCACCTGCACCATGATATCTTTGGGCGTTGCATCCAGCAGTGCTTTCAATACCTCAATGCGATCCTGCCAGTTGTTATCCAGGAGCTGGCCCTGGTCGTTAGAGGAGGCGTCGCCAAAGTAATCGGTATAGTAATTTTCGCCCCAGGTTCCGATAAAACCCATTTGTATACAGGCAATAACATCTGCATTTACCTCAAAAACAGGCTTCAGCTGGCTGATGTGTTCCAGGACAATGTTTTTAGGCGCATCTCCATAGGGCGGACAAATAAAATCTTCAGGGCAGTTTCCTGGATTTGCGCTTACTGTATAGGTAAAGCGGGGAATCAGCTTTACTCCGGCAGCCCGGGCAGTGGTAAAGTCAGCATGCACCTTACCAATAAATTCTTCCGATAGTGGTGCTGCCTTGAAAGCATCTATTATATAGTAGCGGAACACCAGGGTGCTTACTACGTCATAGGCTGCACCAGCTACAGTTCTGGGTGTTCTGTAGCTTTTTAAAGTGGCTTCGGATAAGGGGCTGTAATTACTGGCCAGGGTTTGGGAGTAATGATAAAACCCACGCTCCGGGTTTGGAAAGTCTTCCTGGCTCTCTTCATATCGTATTGTGGCAGCAGCTTCTTTAACCAGAGCAGGTTCTGTATCCGAGCAACCAGGCAGCACCAGGGCTGATAGAAGAAGTAAGAAAAAGGTCTGTTTCATATCAATCTTTCGTAAACGTATAAAGAAAGCTTAAGTTATATAAGCTTGCTTACAAAACCTTTTAATCGCACAAATAATAAATAAATGAAAATATTATTTCTTTTATTTGATTATCTTTTTACATTTAGATGAAAGATTGAAACGAATAATAACAATAAAGTAATCACTTAAATCTAAAATCACTAACTTATGAAGAGGGAAAGACTATTTTTCTGGGGCTTAAGCAAAGTAATGTTGTTCGCTGCTTTGGTTACATTGGCAGCATGTGGAGGGGATGATGATCCTGAGCCTGAACCAACTGCTTCTTTTACCTATGAGGCAGATAATCGTGAGGTAACTTTCACAAATACATCTACCAATGCCACAAGCTATCAGTGGGACTTTGGTGATGGAAACACATCTACAGAACAAAGCCCTGTGCATACTTATGATGAATACGGTACCTATACCGTACGTATGACTGCAACAGGCCCTGGTGGAACTGCTACCTCCCTGCCGGATCAAATTACTCTGGCTAAATCTTCGCCGGTAGAGATTGACGGAGATGTTTCTGATTGGTCTGACATACCTGCACTGGTTACCGCGACTGCTGGTGAGGGTGGCACAATCAACAGCATAAAAGTAGATTATGATGCTGAACGTATCTATTTTCTGGTAGAGGGTACTGCTAATCTGCGGGGCTTTTTCGACATTTATCTTGATGCTGACAACGATCCTGAAACAGGTTACTTCAGTGGCTGGTATCCAATGGGCTTTGGTGCTGATTATCTGATTGAAGGTGATTTTGCCATGGTGAATGATGCCGATATTTTCAGAGATCTTGAAGGAGAGCCTGAAACCTGGGGCTGGGAAGTAGCATCTGCTACAGGTGCAGGTGCCATTAATTCCTCAGACATCATCACTCAGGGTAATGGCAGGGCAATTGAATTCTCAATTCTGCGTTCAGCTTTTACCGATCTGTCTGACGAAGGCTTCTCTTTTGCCATTGTAGATGTAGACGGAACGGTGGATCCCAATAATACAACTGCAACCTGGGCAAGACTGGGTGCTCTTCCAGAGCCAGATCGTGAAGAATCGCAGCTGGTTTTCTTTGAAATGTCAGAATAAGCTGATACTTACATAGAAGCGGAGGCATTCCAAAGATTGCTTCCGCTTTTTAATTTCTATTCATGAAGAAGGCTCTTTAGTTAAAAACAAAAAATTTAAAAAAAGCAGGTTTACATGAGCAGCACTACATCCAGAAGAGGATTTGTGAAGACGGCCGCTTTAGCCGGTTTAGGATTGTCTATTTTACCATCAGGTGTCGTTTTTTCAAAAGATAAAGACAGAAAAGCAAGACTTGGTTTTATTGGTGTTGGGCTGAGAGGGCAGCATCATCTGCAGCTGGCGTTACAGCGAAACGATGTTGAGGTATTGGCCATTTGCGATGTGCAGCAGCGCATGATTGACATGAGCAAGGACCTGATCAAAAAGTCTGGAAAGCGCATGCCACAGGTGATCATGGATGGCCCTTATGGATATAGGAAACTTTTGGAGAATAAAGATATTGATGCAGTTGTTATCTCCACCCCCTGGGAGTGGCATACAGAGATGAGCATTGATTCTATGAATGCCAAAAAGTATGTGGGGTGTGAAGTAATGGTAGGCGCAACGGTAGAGGAGTGCTGGCAGATTGTTCATACTTCTGAGCGCACAGGCATGCCCCTGATGATGCTTGAAAATGTTTGCTACCGCCGCGATGTGATGGCGGTACTGAATATGGTGCGCCAAAATCTTTTTGGAGAACTTGTGCATGTACAGGGTGGCTATCAGCACGACCTGCGGGAGGTGAAATTCAATGACGGCAAACAACCCTATGGTGGTGGTGTAGAGTTTGGGGAAGGGGCTTTTTCCGAAGCTCAGTGGCGTACGCATCATTCAGTACACCGTGATGGAGATCTGTATCCAACCCATGGTATCGGGCCAGTCGCCATGATGATCGATATCAACAGAGGAAACCGGTTCACAGAACTTGTGTCTTATTCGTCCAAATCCCGTGGCTTGCATGATTTCATTGTGAAACGTGGCGGTGAAGACCATCCCAATGCAAAAGTTAAATTTAAGCTGGGAGATGTGGTTACTACGATGCTGAAATGTTCTAATGGCGAAACAGCTTTACTGCAGCACGATACCAATCTTCCAAGGCCTTATTCGCTTGGATTCCGCGTGCAGGGAACAGAAGGGCTCTGGATGGATTTAAATAACTCGATTTACCTGGAAGGCAAAAGCAAAAAGCCTCATGAATGGGATAATGCCCAGGAGTGGCTTGATAAGTACGATCACCCGCTCTGGAAAAAATATGGAAACGATGCTTCCGGTGCAGGACATGGTGGTATGGACTGGTTTGTAATGCATGCCTTTGTAGAGTCTGTGAAACGTAAAATTCCTACTCCGCAGGATGTATATGATGCCGTTACCTGGAGTGCCATAACACCACTCTCGGAATCATCCATTCGTTTAGGTGGCGAAACCGTTGAGTTCCCTGATTTTACGCAGGGTAAATGGATGCACCGGAAAAACGAATTTGCACTTAATGATGATTACTGATGAGCTGCTGCCGCAAGCTGGCAGTAATTAGTAGGATACACACATTTAAAAGATTATTGCGATGAAGCCAGTAACATTCATGAAATTGAAATACTTTTTGCTGACACTTGTGCTGGCTGTAGTGCTCCATATTCCGGCCGCGGAGGCACAAAACTTATCTACCATTACCTATGGTACAGAGGAGTCTAACATACCTAACCCGGAGCGGGGCTTCTACCGCCATACCGAAACCAGTACTGCTAATTACTCTAATCTGAACGAAACAACATTACGAAACTACCGTGCCGAAGGATTTACGCTGATCCTTCGGCTTTTTTATCTCAATGATTTTGTAGAAACAGATATCTCAGAAGCTTACCTGAGTGCCATGCAGCGGGATTTTAACGCCATGCGGGCTGCCGGGGTAAAAGGTGTGATCAGGTTTGCCTACACCAAAAAATCATCAGCGCCTTATGGCGATGCAAGACCAGAGCGGGTGCTGGCGCATATCGATCAGCTTTCTGCTGTGTTAAAGCGCAACAGCGACGTGATAGCAGTGGTGCAGGCAGGTTTTGTCGGTGCCTGGGGAGAATGGTACTATACAGATCATTTCTCTGAAATACTGGGCAATCCAACAGCCGAAGACTGGGAAAACAGAAGAGCGCTGGTATATGCGCTCCTGGAGGCTTTGCCAGAAAACCGTGCTGTACAGCTGCGTACGCCGGATATTAAATTTAAAGTCACCGGGTCAACGGATGCTCTCACCGAAGAAGAAGCCTTTGGCGGATCTGCAGAAGCCCGCCTGGGGCACCATAACGACTGCTTTCTGGCATCGGCAAATGACATTGGTACCTACACAAATAATATGGAGGCAGAAAAAGCATTCCTGGAGCAGGAAACCCGCTATTTGCCCATGGGCGGAGAAACCTGTGGTGTTTCCGTGCCTTTGTCTGAATGTCCGAATGCCCTGGAGCAGATGGAGCGTTTTCACTGGTCTTATTTAAATATTGGATACCATCGGGATGTGCTGCGTAGCTGGGAAGATGGAGGATGCATGCCCGAGGTAGAAAATAAGCTGGGTTATCGCTACAGGTTTGCTAAGAGCCAGCTTCAGCAAAGCAGTAAACCTGGCGGGGAGGTAAGACTCTCTGTTAAAATGCTGAACGAAGGCTGGGCAAATCCTTATAACCCGCGCCTGGTGGAGGTTATTTTAAGGGAGAAAACCAGCGGGAAGGTATATGTGCTGCCTGTTGCGGAAGATCCCCGGCGCTGGTCTTTATCTGATACCATTCATCTGGAATTAACTGCCGGACTGCCGGCTAATATCGCGGAAGGTACCTACGATATGTTCCTGAATTTACCTGATCCGGAGCCTGCCCTGTACGCAAATCCAGACTACTCCATCCGCCTGGCAAACCAGGAGGTTTGGGAGCCGGCAACAGGCTATAATGCTTTGCAGCATGAGTTAGTGGTAAGCAGAGACGCTAATGTGCCATCCTATACCGGGAGCAATTTTTTTTTCTCAAGACCCCAGGTTCAGGAGTACGCCCAGATAAGTACCAACGGCCTCGCCGATGACTGGAATGCTGTGGAACCGCTGGTTGAAGAAGCAGGACAGGCAGCTGAGTCGCTCAGGGTTTTTAATGATCGGGATAGCCTTTATTTTCTGATATCCGGCACCTCCCTGCATAACAGTTATCAACTCTTTATAGATGCCGACCAGACTGCTGCTACGGGCTACAGGGCCTGGCAATGGGTGGCGAATGGTGCTGATTATTTGGTAGAGAATGGTTTGCTT of the Flammeovirgaceae bacterium 311 genome contains:
- a CDS encoding PKD domain-containing protein (COG3291 FOG: PKD repeat); this encodes MAACGGDDDPEPEPTASFTYEADNREVTFTNTSTNATSYQWDFGDGNTSTEQSPVHTYDEYGTYTVRMTATGPGGTATSLPDQITLAKSSPVEIDGDVSDWSDIPALVTATAGEGGTINSIKVDYDAERIYFLVEGTANLRGFFDIYLDADNDPETGYFSGWYPMGFGADYLIEGDFAMVNDADIFRDLEGEPETWGWEVASATGAGAINSSDIITQGNGRAIEFSILRSAFTDLSDEGFSFAIVDVDGTVDPNNTTATWARLGALPEPDREESQLVFFEMSE
- a CDS encoding Alpha-N-acetylgalactosaminidase (COG0673 Predicted dehydrogenases and related proteins), with translation MSSTTSRRGFVKTAALAGLGLSILPSGVVFSKDKDRKARLGFIGVGLRGQHHLQLALQRNDVEVLAICDVQQRMIDMSKDLIKKSGKRMPQVIMDGPYGYRKLLENKDIDAVVISTPWEWHTEMSIDSMNAKKYVGCEVMVGATVEECWQIVHTSERTGMPLMMLENVCYRRDVMAVLNMVRQNLFGELVHVQGGYQHDLREVKFNDGKQPYGGGVEFGEGAFSEAQWRTHHSVHRDGDLYPTHGIGPVAMMIDINRGNRFTELVSYSSKSRGLHDFIVKRGGEDHPNAKVKFKLGDVVTTMLKCSNGETALLQHDTNLPRPYSLGFRVQGTEGLWMDLNNSIYLEGKSKKPHEWDNAQEWLDKYDHPLWKKYGNDASGAGHGGMDWFVMHAFVESVKRKIPTPQDVYDAVTWSAITPLSESSIRLGGETVEFPDFTQGKWMHRKNEFALNDDY